In the Bos indicus x Bos taurus breed Angus x Brahman F1 hybrid chromosome 20, Bos_hybrid_MaternalHap_v2.0, whole genome shotgun sequence genome, one interval contains:
- the PAIP1 gene encoding polyadenylate-binding protein-interacting protein 1 isoform X3: MAKPQVVVAPVLMSKLSVNAPEFYPSSYSSNYTESYEDGCEDYPTLSEYVQDFLNHLTEQPGSFETEIGQFAETLNGWVTTDDALQELMELIYQQATSIPNFSYMGARLCNYLSHHLTISPQSGNFRQLLLQRCRTEYEVKDQAAKGDEVTRKRFHAFVLFLGELYLNLEIKGTNGQVTRADILQTGLRELLNALFSNPMDDNLICAVKLLKLTGSVLEDAWKEKGKTDMEEIIQRIENVVLDANCSRDVKQMLLKLVELRSSNWGRVHAASTYREATPENDPNYFMNEPTFYTSDGVPFTAADPDYQEKYQELLEREDFFPDYEENGTDLSGGGDPYLDDIDDEMDPEIEEAYEKFCLESERKRKQ; encoded by the exons GAATCCTATGAGGACGGCTGTGAGGATTATCCTACTTTATCAGAATATGTTCAGGATTTTTTGAATCATCTTACAGAACAGCCTGGCAGTTTTGAAACTGAAATTGGACAGTTTGCAGAGACCCTGAATGGCTGGGTTACAACAGATGATGCTTTGCAAGAACTTATGGAACTCATCTATCAACAG gcCACATCTATCCCCAATTTCTCTTACATGGGAGCACGCCTCTGTAACTACCTGTCCCATCATCTGACAATTAGCCCACAGAGTGGCAACTTTCGCCAATTGCTACTTCAAAG ATGTCGGACTGAATATGAAGTTAAAGATCAAGCTGCAAAAGGGGATGAAGTGACTCGAAAACGATTCCATGCATTTGTACTCTTTCTGGGAGAACTCTATCTTAACCTGGAG ATTAAAGGGACAAATGGACAGGTTACAAGGGCAGACATTCTTCAGACCGGTCTTCGGGAGTTGCTGAATGCCCTCTTCTCTAATCCTATGGATGACAACTTAATCTGTGCAGTAAAATTACTGAAG TTGACAGGGTCAGTTTTAGAAGATGcctggaaggaaaaaggaaagactgaCATGGAAGAAATTATTCAGAGAATTGAAAATGTTGTCCTAGATGCAAATTGCAGCAG AGATGtaaaacagatgcttttgaagCTTGTAGAACTCCGGTCAAGTAACTGGGGTAGAGTCCATGCAGCTTCAACATACAGGGAAGCAACACCTGAAAATGATCCTAATTATTTTATG AATGAGCCAACATTTTATACATCTGATGGTGTTCCTTTCACTGCAGCTGATCCAG attaccaagagaaatatcaagagTTACTTGAAAGAGAAGACTTTTTTCCAGATTATGAAGAAAATGGAACAGATTTATCAGGGGGTGGTGATCC GTACTTGGATGATATTGATGATGAGATGGACCCAGAGATAGAAGAAGCTTATGAAAAGTTTTGTTTGGAATCAGAGCGTAAGCGAAAACAGTAA